Genomic segment of Caldanaerobius polysaccharolyticus DSM 13641:
CGCGACGACCGCTGCTTTTAGCGATTCCACCAGCTGATCGGTGTCTATGACTACGTTGTGATGGCAGGTGTGAAGATAGTTCGACATCACTTTGATCCAGTGCTTATCTGAATTGGGTTGAAATTCGTTGGCTTTAAAATAAAGGTCGTTATCCACATAATCCACAGAGTAGGTGTGAATATTTCCCATATCAGAATCTTTAAACCAATTCTGGGCTATAGCGGTGATGGCGCTGGAGTCCAGCCCGCCTGAGAGCAGAGTGCATACAGGTACATCAGATACCAGTTGCCTTTTGACGGTGTCTTTTAAAAGCCAGCGTATCTTCTGGGCTGTAGTCTCGACGTCATCGGTATGAGGCTTGCTTTGCAATTGCCAGTACTGACGCTGACGCAGCCCTTTTTTGTCGTATATAAGCCAGTAACCTGGCTTTAACTCATATATGTCTTTGAAAACGCCTAATCCAGGTGTTCTGCTGGGGCCCATGGCAAACACCTCGGCAAGACCTGTGGCGTCTACCTCAGGTTCTACAAAGGGGTGGGCCAACAAAGCTTTTATCTCAGATCCAAATAAAAATGAGCTTCCCTTTACCGTGTAAAAAAATGGCTTTACTCCTAGTCTGTCTCTTGCTGCAAACAGGAGTTTTTTGCCTTCGTCCCATATGGCAAATGCAAAGATTCCGTTGAGCTTTTCTACGCATCGCGTTCCCCATTGAATATAGGATGCCAGTAGTACTTCTGTATCTGAGCGTGACGTAAAAGCGTACCCTGTGCTCTCAAGCTCATGTCGAAGTTCAGGGGTGTTGTAGAGTTCGCCGTTATAGACGATGGTGTACTCGGCGTTGTCCTTTACCCTAGTCATAGGCTGTTTACCCCCTTGAGGATCTATTACTACCAGCCTTTTGTGAACAAAAGCAGCGTGGGTTGAGAGAAAAATCCCTGATTCGTCAGGACCGCGATGATTTAGCGTCTCGCCTATTTTTGTCAGCAGTTGCTTTTTATCCTTTAAGTCTCGCTCAAAATCCACCCAACCGGCGATGCCACACATGATAAATCACCTCAATTGATTTTTATTATCATGTATATGAACGCCGCCTCCAAGTGTTACATATAGTTTTATAATCAAAATAATTGTGGTATAATACATTTATGTCACTTTTACATCACTGCATCAGGGGGTAATGAAGTATATGGAGTATATGGAGGAAGAATTCAGTAAAGTAGCTTACAAAAACAGGTACATGATACTTTCAGCTGTGCTAATCGGCAGTATGATGGGCCCGCTGGACGGGAGCGTAGTGAACATAGCGATGCCAACGCTGCAAAGATATTTCCATGTAGACGTGAGCACCATAAGCTGGGTAGCTATGTCTTATCTTTTGGTGCTGAGCAGTATGCTATTGACCTTTGGCAGGTTAGGGGATATGCTGGGGTATAAGAGGCTGTTTCAAATAGGGATGGTGCTTTTTGCCACTTCATCGGCTTTATGCGGTTTATCTCCTAACATAGGTGTTCTCATAGTTGCCAGGGGCATTCAGGCGCTGGGCGCAGGTATGATGATGTCCATGGCGCCTGCTATAATAACCAAGGTATTTCCGCCCAACGAAAGGGGCAAAGCGCTGGGCTTTAACGCCATGGCGGTGGCCGTGGGTTTGGCTGCGGGACCTACCATTGGGGGATTGCTTATATACGCCTTTTCCTGGAGGGCTATATTTTACATCAACGTTCCCATAGGGATAATAGGCTATCTTTGGGCGCAAAAAGTAGTGGTAGAAGATCATAGGCGATCAAAAGAACAGTTTGATGTAATTGGAGCTTTTACCGCTTTTGTGTTTTTAGTATCGCTGCTTTTATATATAAGCAGAGGAGATGCTATTGGCTGGACTTCATCTGCCGGGATACTGCTTTTAATCATTACAGGGATTTTCCTCGCTGCGTTTATATACACGGAGTTGAATACAAAAGAGCCTATGCTGGACTTTTCACTTTTTCGCAACAGGTTGTTTACTGCAGGGAATTTAAGCGCCATGTTTAATTTTATAGCTCAGTTTGTGATGACGTTTTTGACGCCATTTTTCCTCACATTTAAGGGTTTTTCTACGGAGAAGATAGGCTTGATTATGACTGCATTTCCCCTCACGGTGTTTGTGGTGGCGCCTATATCAGGATCTCTGACGGATAAATTGGGATCTAGGGTGTTAAGTACGATAGGTGCGCTGGTGTGTTCTGTGGCCTTATTTACGATGAGTACGCTGACCGATTCCTCCAGTGCCTTTGACGTTATATGGAGGTTGGCGCTTTTTGGAATAGGCAATGGGATGTTTCAGTCACCTAATAATACCGAGATAATGAGTAGCGCTCCTAGGGAAAGGTTAGGGGTAGCATCCAGTGTGCTAGCCACCATGAGAAATGTGGGAATGGTATTAGGCATTGCCATAGGAGGTGCTATTTATACCTCGCGAAAGGCGTATTTTTCAGAAGTGATGAAACTGGGAGGAGCGACAGCCACGCTTTACGGTTTGAAGGACGCCTACGCGGTCTCAGTGGCTATAGCTTTGATAAGTGCCCTGCTGTCCTTTGTGAGAGGAAAAAAAAGTTAACGTTTTTTTACCACGTACTTGATAAAATTTACGATGTCGCTTTTCTCTTTTTGAGATAAAGGAAGACCATTAAATGTGACATTAGGGTATGTGAGTATGTCGTTTAAATCAATAGGCCGGTTCTCCTTAAAATATAGAAGATGATGGCTTTGTACGTATTCGTCGTCTATCAGGCCTAAAAGCCAATCAAGGGAAACACCAAAATACCTGGCGATTTTCTTTTTGGTATCATCGTCAGGTCTGCTTTTTCCAGATTCATACTGAGAAACAGTGGATTTTGCGATATTGAATATATCTCCGAATTGCTTTTGAGTTAGTCCGGCTTTTTTTCTTAGCATCCTGATTTTTTTGCCCAGCGTGTTTTCACCGATTTCTCTGTTCATCTACACACCCCGTATAAAGCGTTCACTGGTTTAGAACTTGGAATTATATTTAATTTTACTATCATAAGTGTATAGGGTAAATAAAAGTTCATGAATATTGTATTTTTTCTACACCTTGTAGCGTAAAAGTTTTAGAAAGACGAACTTTTTTGTTAAAGCCCAATAAGGTTGTATAATTGTTATAGCGGAGGTGATACGGTTGAAGTTGATTTTTTGCGGCGGCGCTATGGAGGTAGGGGCGTCGTGCTACCTTTTAAAGGTTGCTGGGAAGAATATACTTCTGGATTGTGGGATAAGGATGTCATCTAATAAGGATTGTTTGCCTGATTTTAGCTTGATACAGGACAACGGCGGGGTTGACGCTATTTTTATAAGCCATGCTCATATTGACCATACAGGAGCCCTCCCGGCTATTAGCAGGCAGTACCCTAACGCCAGGATATACATGACTCAACCTACTAAAGATCTGGTAAGGGTTTTGCTGTACGACAGCTTAAAGATTATGGAGCGAGAAGCTGAAATACCCATATACACCGAAAATCACGTGGTTGAAATGCTGGATAGGGTTATGTGCTATTCACCCCATGTAAACATAAAACCCTTTGATGACTGTGACATCACGGCTACATTTTACAGCGCAGGGCATATATTAGGGGCTGCGTGCATATACCTTAAGACCCCTGAAGGCAGCATTTTTTACAGCGGTGACTTCGCCGGGTTTAAGCAGAATACCATTGAAGGCGCCTCTATACCCAGGTTAAGGCCTGATGTGGCTATAGTGGAGTCTACCTACGGAGACAGGTTGCACGCCAATAGGGAAATGGAAGAAAAAAGGCTAGTGGATATGGTAAAACAGGTAGTAGACAGAAAGGGAAATGTGCTGATACCGGCGTTTGCCCTGGGCAGAGCCCAAGAGGTAATACTTATTTTAAAGAAAGCCATGGCCAGGCGTCAGCTGAGAGGCGTAGAGGTCTTTGTGGACGGACTTGTAAAAGACGTTTGCAGGGTTTACGTGCAAAATCCCAACTACATGAGGAGCCAGTGGGCCAAGAAAATCTTTAGAGATGGCGATATCTTTTTTAATGATACCATACACAGGGTGATTTCCCCTGCTATGAGGGATGATATCATTAAAAAAGATAGCGGCTGTATTGTCATTTCCAGTTCAGGGATGCTGACAGGAGGTCCCAGTCAGATGTACGCCCAAAAATTTGCTGGTGGGGAGAAAAACTTTATTGCGATAACGGGGTATCAAGATGAGGAAGCACCGGGTAAGCAGCTGGCGGATCTAGCTGATGGTGTTGCTGAAGACAAGGTTATAAAGATTAACGATGAAAGCATAACCGTAAATTGTGATGTGGGCAAATACGGTCTTTCAGCTCACGCTGATATGATAGAAATACTGGGATTGGTAGGAAAGCTCAGGCCTAAATCCATTGTGCTGGTCCACGGTGGTCCTGGTGCTATTGAGAAATTAGGGCACGAAATTATGAAGGAGTTTAAAGCAGATGTGTACACGCCTCAAAATGGCGATGAGATTGAGATTGAGGTAGCCAGGCCGCGGAAGCAGATGGTAAGTATTGTGTATCCATCTATTAACGCCCAGGTACCCTTAGATGAAGCCCATATGGAAGAATTGTGGAGGTTTATATACTCTCATATCGGCACAGGAGCTGCATTGAGCGTACAGGACGTCGCCGATATTTGGGGGTATAAAGACCAGAAACTGGAGGCTGTAGGAGAATTGCTGGACAATTCCCTGTACTTTGAGCACGACAAGAAGATGATGTTTTTATACCATGCATTGGATTTGGCTGCCATAGAAGAGAGAAAAAAGCCGAAGATCATGGAAATGAACAGAATGCTAGATATGGCCAATCAGATGTTTACAGCGGATATGGGCGTATACAGAGTAGGGGCAAAGCAAGACGAAGGTCGCGTGCTCATTTATTTTAATTTTCCTGAGGTGGCAAGAGGTAGGTATCAGGATATGTTCCAGAAGTTTGAGGAACAGACGGGATGGAAAGTGGAATTAAATGAAAACGTGAATACCTCTGCGATTAGCAGGGAGGTATTGAAAGCCTTGCCTTCAGGGGTAATGCCCGACGGTAAAATCTCTTATAACGTCATAGAAAAAAGGGTAGACATAAGGATTAAAGAGAGATTAAGCGAAGGTGAGATGGAGGAAATAAAAGAAAGGTTCATGGAAAATACCGGCATGGAATTAAATATAAATTGTCCCGGAGCTGACGTAGAGGGTGGGGACAATGATGTAAAAGTTAGTCCTAGCGCCATGGAACAGAATGCTGCGCTAAAGCTCATAGATGAAGAATTTAAGCAAAGTCCTCATAGACCTCATAAAAAGAGCATAAAAGTCAAGGGAGGTATGAGATATATAGAGCTGTCTTTTATATCCAAGGCTATAGGAGAGCTGTACTCTTCAAAAATAAAGGAATTAGAAGATAAAACAGGGTGGACTATAACCATTTCGGCATCGTGCAATCAGATGGAGGTATTAAACGCTGCAGTAGAGCTATGTGAAAAAAGAGGAGTGGCTTTAAAGAAAAATCCCAGTATATTTGTGGATTCTATGAAAGTGAGGATATACCCTGTACAGACCCAGAAGCCGGAAGTGATAGAAGCCATGTCCGATGAGCTGAAGGGGCTTACAGGGTTTACCCTTGTGGTGTAATCTCCAGGTACCTTTTTAACCCATTGTACAGCGCTTGGGCCACTTTCTGCTTATAGTCTACGTCTCGCAGGTGGCCCTCGTCTACCCTGTTTTTTATGCATCCAACCTCTACCAATACTCCGGGGTTGCCGTATGACAGCTCTTTTATATTCGCTGCGTGGATGCCCAGGCTATTCAAGGGCAATTTTTCTTTCATGGCGCTGTGTAGGGTTTTGGCCAGGTTTAGGCTGTCCTCTGATGGAGGATAATAAAATACTTTAAAGCCAGAGATTTTGGGGTCATCGATGGTGGTGCCTATAGATATCAGTATACCGGGAGGCAGCTTTGAGATTTTTTTCATCCTTTCAGCAAAGCTTATAGGTTTATCCCTCGTTATGGTGGCGTTACATTGCATGAGCTTTAGCAACTGGTAGAGATTTTTAGAGATATCCAGTGTAGGTATCTCTTCTTTTAAGCTCGTAGGGCTTATGGCCCTGGGATTGCATAAAGGGTCCAGATGTACGGTCTTATTTTTGAATAAAGGTATGAGAGGTGACCTGTCTACGTACAGGTATACCCGCGAGGGTATGCCAGGTACTTCTTTTATTGAGTATCGCGTATGATGGGTGAGGTGGATTATCGCGTCGATGGTATCGCCTTTTGCAGGCTTTAATTCTATTAAGTCAATGGTGCTGTCTTTTATATTGTAAGTACCTGCGGGCATATTGAATCTGCAGGGTGAAAACTGTAAATAAATGAGCCTGTCAGAGCTTTTCTGCTCTACAGCGGGCAGCCCTGTGAATTCAAACACCACTCTGGATTTTAACTGAGAGACGGCTTCTTTGCACGATGAATACGGATCTGTCACAAGATTTGTCATGTAAAAAGTAGAATGCAATCCTTTCGCCTCCACTTATAAGACCTGATGTATTTACGGTATATTTATATTCACAGGATGTGGATAGGTATGCATATAATTATGTAGGGGTGAAATTGTGTTGAATATAATCCCTATCAGAACGCATATTATTACAGAGAAAGACGATATAGTAGAGGTTGTACATAAATACACCTGTAATATAGCTGAAAAGGGGGATCTTATAGCTGTATCAGAAAGCGTAGTGGCCATAACCCAAGGCAGGGCTTATCTTCCCGAAAATGTAAAAGCAGGACTGTTGGCCAGGTTTTTGTGCCGTTTTCCTAAAAGGCACGGGTCATTGACATCCCCTGCTGCTTTCCAGCTGGCGATAAATGACGTGGGAAAAGTGAGGATTCTATTAGGTTCCCTGGCAGGCGGCATTGGCAGGTTATTGGGCGTGAAAGGCTGGTTTTTTGTCATAGCGGGAAAGCAGGTGGCTATGATAGACGATGTAGCAGGGACCATGCCTCCTTATCACAGGCATATCGTGCTGGGACCCAAGGATGCCGATAAGGTATGCCAGAGGATAAAGGATAAAACAGGGATTGATGCGGTAATAGTGGATGCCAACGATTTGGGCTGCGTGGATGTAGTAGGCGCTTCTCCTGGTGTGCTTAGGAAAGAGGTCGAAAAGTTATTAAAAAGTAATCCGTCGGGCAATTACGAGCAGCAAACCCCTATTGTGATTATAAAAAATTATACGTCGATTTTACAATAAAATTAATGCTATTTTAACTTATTGTGTGATAAAATATATTTGAACTAAGCAATAAGGGGGAATACGGTGTTTAAATTGATAAATGTCCTCAGCAAATCGGACATCAGGCTTTTTTACATCATCAATAAAAGGGTAAAGTGCAAGCTTTTAGATAGGATAATGCCTCTAATAACAAACCTGGCCGGTCCGATGGTGGTTGTCCCAGTTACGCTGTTTCTTTACATTTTTAGCAATCAGAATATGATTTTAAAAAAGATGTCGTTGGAGGCCATGGTGTCCCTCTCTGCCAGCCATCTGGTGGTGCAAGCTTTAAAGCACGCCGTAAGCAGGGAAAGGCCGGCTTTTGTCCTTGACGATGTGTATACGTTTAAGGATTTCTACGATTATTCCTTTCCCTCGGGGCATACTACTGCTGCCTTTAGCTTGGCTGTATCTACGTTCCTGTTTTATCAACAGCTAGGGATGTTGCTTATATTTTTAGCCATTATGGTAGGTATATCCAGGATGTACATCGGGGTACACTATCCTTCAGATGTGCTAACAGGGGCTGTATTGGGTACAGTATTCCCCTTTGTAATACATTCCATCCTGGTATAAATGTTATAGTAAAAAGGGGTTTTTCCATTGAGTAGTTTAGAAGCGAAAACAGCTAATTATTTTTATCTTCTTGTCCTCCTCCTGTTATCTACTATAGGTGGATACGTACAGGGGAAAAACATATTTTTAGGACTTGTGACGACTGAATTTGGCTTTATACTCATACCTGTGGTGTTGTACCTTTTAATTAAGGGCCATGATATGGGAAAGATCTTAAAAGTTAGAAAACTGGAATTTAGACATGCGCTTATGGCAATTCCACTGGCATTGGTGGGGTGGCTGGTATCAGAGGCTATAACCATCATTTGGGTATTTCTAGTAGGTAAATGGATAGCCGTGCCTGCCAACCCTATTCCGGTGCCCTGGGATGGACGTACCTTTGCTTTAGAGATAGCTACAGTGGGTTTTACCGCTGCCCTGTGCGAAGAGCTCTTTTTTAGGGGTTTCTTTATGACAGCATACGAAGGATGGGGTAGTGGGCGGGCGATAGTTATGTCCGGTATTTTTTTTGCCCTGCTGCACGTAAATCCAGGGGCTTTGCCGGGTATTGCGTTTTTGGGGGTTCTTCTAGCGTATTCAGCCTACAGGACCGGTTCTGTATTTATGAGTATGATAATGCATTTTGTATATAATTTTATAAGCATTGTCGTAATGAAGCTGGGAGGCAGTGCTGAGCAATCAGGTTCAATACCTGTAGAGGCTTTTATAGCATGGATTATCCTAGGGGCTATAGCCTTTTTGATCCTCTTAAAGATGGTAAAAAGATTAAAAGCTACCACTACGCCTGAATATAAACCGGCATGGAGTGATACGGGTACTTTTTTGCGCCATTCTATCGCTCACTGGCCCATGCTCATCAGCTTCATATTCATTATAGGGCAGATGGCTTTTATGAGCCTTTTGAAGATTTTAAATTAGCTGACGGCATTAAGCCGCCAGTTTTTTTAAGAAATTTTTTGCTTTGTGCGCTCTGAATCACAGGAATTTAAGTACATTTCTCCTACTTTATAGACATCTCCAGCTCCCATCGTCATTATTATGTCACCTTTAGTGGCGTTTTTCTTTAGGGAATTTACCACTTCTTCAAAGGTCTTCAAATATTCCGCCTCTATACCTCTTTCTCTCAGTAGATCTACCAGCATTTTTGAATTTACAATTCCGTTGTCCTTTTCTCTGGCGGCGTATATATCGGTTACTATGACATGGTCTGCGCAATCAAAAGCCTGGGAGAATTCATATAAAAGGGCTTTGGTTCTGCTGAAAGTATGGGGTTGAAATACGCACAGTATTCTGTTGTGAGGATAGTTTAAGGCGGCCTTCAGTGTTGCTTTTATTTCAGTGGGATGATGGGCATAGTCATCTATGACTGATATGCCGTTTAAATTTCCCTTGTACTCAAACCGCCTATGGGTTCCCCTGAAGTCCTTTATCGCTTTTTTTACTATATCGATATTGATGCCCATTGCAATGGACGCAGCGATGGTAGCCAGCGCATTGTATACATTGTGTTTCCCCGGTATGGAAAGTTTAAATTTGCCCAGGTTTTTGCCTTTATAGTAGAGGTGGAATTCTGGATGGCCGTTGGAATTAAAAACTATATCCTGTGCGGTATAGTCTGCAGGCCTATCTATTCCATAAGTGATGATGTTTCTATTGTTTACTTTTTTGAGGATATCTCGCACGTGTTCATTGTCATTGCATGCGATTATATATCCATTTTGAGGCACCAGTAATGTAAACTTTAAAAAGGATTCCTTTATGTGGTTTATGTCTTTGAAGTAATCCAGGTGATCGCTGTCGATGTTTAATACGATGGCCATGTACGGGAAAAACTTGAGAAAGCTGTCGTAGTATTCACAGGCTTCGGTGAGGAAATAAGGGCTATTGCCCAGCCTGACATTGCCACCTATATCGTCGATTTCGCCTCCCAGCAGCACAGTAGGATCCAGCTCAGCCTGTTGCATAGTTATGGCTAACATGGAGGTGGTGGTGGTTTTGCCGTGACAACCGGAAACCGCGATGCCGTAGCTGTAGTTTTTCATCAAAAGGCCCAGGAGCTCTGCTCTATCAATAACAGGAATGCCTAGTTCTTTTGCTTTTAATATTTCGGTGTTGTCGCTTTTTACAGCAGCGGTATGTACTACCAGGTCGGCTTTTAGCACATGAAAGGCATCATGTCTCGGGTAGACAGTGATGCCATCTTTCTCCAGTTTATCTGTTATTTTGGAAAGTTTCATGTCACAACCTGTGACGTTAAAACCCTCTTTGTTTAAGATTTGAGCTAATCCGCTCATGCTGATGCCGCCTATGCCAACCATATGAATGTTTTTGCATTTACTTAAATCTATAGACATTTATTGAACTCCTTTCACGCACTGATAATTAAATTATTGCCATTTTTGCGAAGGGTATAACATGAGGTTTCTCATACAATTATATCATATGAATAAAAATGATATGTAGTTTCTTTATTTGGGAATTTTTTTGTGATAATATTTAAATAAAGATCAATGAGCGGAGGTTTAAAGTTTGAAAAGGGCGGAGAGAATTGCAGCGATAACCAGGGTTCTCTGCGAAACTCCTGGCAAAATACACAATATAAACGAATTTTCGGAAATGCTGAACTGCGCCAGGTCTTCTGTCAGCGAGGATATAGATCGTATACGAAGTGCTTTTGAAAAGCTAAATATGGGCAAAATAAGGACTATTTCGGGCGCTGGAGGTGGTATACAGTATATACCTTATGTGGACGTAGGGTATTACGAGGAATTTGTCAAACAACTGTGTATGATATTTTCTCAGAAAGACAGGATTATTTCAGGCAATTTTATATATACTTCAGACGTAATATATAATCCCATAATGGTGGATAAAATCGCCCAGATACTAGCGTACTCGTTTATCGATGTGTTTGCGGATTACGTGGTGACAGTTGAGACAAAAGGAATACCTATAGCTTTTGCTGTGGCTAGATTGCTTAAGTTGCCTCTGGCGGTTATAAGGCAGGAGAATAAGGTGACAGAGGGACCTGTAGTGAGCATAAATTACGTATCGGGTTCTACAAGAAACATAAAGACAATGTACCTGCCTAAGAAAGCTATAAAGGCCAACTCCAGCGTGATTATAATAGATGATTTTATGAAGGCAGGAGGAACGGCCAAAGGCATAGTGGATATGATGAAAGAATTTGAATCTAAAGTGGTGGGTATAGGTGTGTTTATTGCCACAAAAGAACCGCAGCAAAAGCTTGTGTCACAATACGTATCTGTTTTGCAGTTAAATGGCATCGATGAAAAGCAAGGGCTGATTGACATACAGAGCGGGGATTGGATAAAAAATTTTAAAAAAATAGAGGATTTTCAGTAAAAGTGAAGAATATATAGTGTAGACCGATGACGGAAGGTGGTGAACTCCTTGAATATCACTGATGTGCGAGTCAGGAAAATAACGAACGAAGGCAAGATGAAAGCTGTGGTGTCAGTTACCTTTGACGATGAATTTGTCGTTCATGACATTAAGGTGATAGAAGGGCAAAATGGACTGTTTATAGCCATGCCTAGCAGAAAATCACCTGATGGGGAATTTAGGGATATAGCTCATCCGATAAACGCTGATATGAGGGCGAGATTGCAGACTGCTATTATAGACGAGTATAGTAAAGTGAAGGATGATAGTAGCCAGGAATAAATGGGAAAATAAAGGGCATAGTCCCTTTATTTTTTTATTTTTTTGTATACAAGTTCAAGATATAATATTATAATAGTTTATGGATTATCAGTGGGGAAGGTTGATGGAATTATGAATGCTGTGATTTTAGCGGCTGGCCTGGGTACCAGGATGAAGTCAAAGCGGCCAAAGGTGGTCCATGAAATCCTGGGTAAGCCCATGGTGGAATACGTGATTGGGGCTGTCAAAGGCGCTGGGGTGGAGCACATCATCCTGGTCGTAGGGCACAAGGCCGAAGAGGTAAAAAGTGCGATCAGGTCAGATGTGGATTTTGTGCTCCAACAACCTCAGCTGGGGACAGGACATGCTGTAATGGTCGCCAAGGAAAGCCTGCCCGATGAAGGGGAAGTTTTAGTTCTGGCTGGCGATACACCTCTCATAACCTCTCAGACCCTTGATAATATGGTAAAATATCACAGAGAAAAAGGATATGCTGCGACGGTGGTTACAGCGTTGGTAGATGATCCTACGGGATATGGCAGAATCGTAAAGGATGATGG
This window contains:
- the murC gene encoding UDP-N-acetylmuramate--L-alanine ligase — its product is MSIDLSKCKNIHMVGIGGISMSGLAQILNKEGFNVTGCDMKLSKITDKLEKDGITVYPRHDAFHVLKADLVVHTAAVKSDNTEILKAKELGIPVIDRAELLGLLMKNYSYGIAVSGCHGKTTTTSMLAITMQQAELDPTVLLGGEIDDIGGNVRLGNSPYFLTEACEYYDSFLKFFPYMAIVLNIDSDHLDYFKDINHIKESFLKFTLLVPQNGYIIACNDNEHVRDILKKVNNRNIITYGIDRPADYTAQDIVFNSNGHPEFHLYYKGKNLGKFKLSIPGKHNVYNALATIAASIAMGINIDIVKKAIKDFRGTHRRFEYKGNLNGISVIDDYAHHPTEIKATLKAALNYPHNRILCVFQPHTFSRTKALLYEFSQAFDCADHVIVTDIYAAREKDNGIVNSKMLVDLLRERGIEAEYLKTFEEVVNSLKKNATKGDIIMTMGAGDVYKVGEMYLNSCDSERTKQKIS
- the purR gene encoding pur operon repressor, whose product is MKRAERIAAITRVLCETPGKIHNINEFSEMLNCARSSVSEDIDRIRSAFEKLNMGKIRTISGAGGGIQYIPYVDVGYYEEFVKQLCMIFSQKDRIISGNFIYTSDVIYNPIMVDKIAQILAYSFIDVFADYVVTVETKGIPIAFAVARLLKLPLAVIRQENKVTEGPVVSINYVSGSTRNIKTMYLPKKAIKANSSVIIIDDFMKAGGTAKGIVDMMKEFESKVVGIGVFIATKEPQQKLVSQYVSVLQLNGIDEKQGLIDIQSGDWIKNFKKIEDFQ
- the spoVG gene encoding septation regulator SpoVG, giving the protein MNITDVRVRKITNEGKMKAVVSVTFDDEFVVHDIKVIEGQNGLFIAMPSRKSPDGEFRDIAHPINADMRARLQTAIIDEYSKVKDDSSQE